The following proteins are co-located in the Delphinus delphis chromosome 5, mDelDel1.2, whole genome shotgun sequence genome:
- the TKTL2 gene encoding LOW QUALITY PROTEIN: transketolase-like protein 2 (The sequence of the model RefSeq protein was modified relative to this genomic sequence to represent the inferred CDS: inserted 7 bases in 6 codons; deleted 3 bases in 3 codons; substituted 1 base at 1 genomic stop codon), whose protein sequence is MPPSEFIPRVRGENPRRLGEPFPQGGGPSERRHLTKPRQRSRDGAARLVPRRRGPGALLRDGTAVAPPLSLLRNRGRRQRGRHRPPPPEDATTVLVLQDLANHLRIRSIXGHPTSWCSAAEVVSVLFFHAMSYXTEPEPPDSDRFVLSIGHAAPLLCAAWAEAGGTSEPNLLNLRTIHCAPEGHPTPRLSSVDVATGXAGLGAACGTVYAGEYWTRASYRVFCLLGDGEASEGSASHYSLDNLVAVFHVNRLGQSGVAPPKHRADICRRRREACGWNTRVGVDGQDVEALCHAFCQATRVKSKPAAVVAKTFRGQRIPDVEDAENWHGKPVPKERANEVIRLXQSQIRTNMNLIPKPPVEGSPPVSVTDIKMTCVPDYKAGDKIATQKAYSLALAELGHANERAIVLHGDPKKSIFSEIFKKDHSERLXCFTAEQNXACATRGRTVAFVRTSAAFLTRAFDQIRKGAISQTSVSLSGSHCGVSVGEDGPSQMALEDLDMFRSIPNCTVFNPSDAVSTERAVYLAANPKGLCFVRTSWSETAVIYTPQENIEMGRATVIHHIVNDKVTVIGAGVTLPEALAAADALSQQGISICVIDLFTINPLDAATIISSAKATGGRVITVEDHYXEGGIGEAICAAISGEPGIHVHQLAVSGVPKKSGKPSELLDMFGISARHIIAAVKSTLMN, encoded by the exons ATGCCCCCTTCTGAATTTATACCACGAGTTAGG GGCGAGAACCCAAGGCGGCTTGGCGAGCCGTTTCCTCAGGGAGGCGGGCCCAGCGAGCGACGTCACCTGACGAAGCCGCGGCAGCGGTCACGTGACGGCGCTGCCCGGCTCGTTCCCCGGAGGCGGGGCCCGGGCGCGCTGTTACGTGACGGAACCGCCGTAGCACCGCCCCTTTCGCTCCTCAGAAACCGGGGAAGACGGCAACGTGGCAGACACCGACCCCCACCCCCCGAGGACGCGACCACCGTGCTGGTCCTGCAGGACTTGGCCAACCACCTGCGCATCCGTTCCA AGGGCCACCCCACGTCGTGGTGCAGCGCGGCCGAGGTCGTGTCGGTGCTCTTCTTCCACGCGATGAGCT AGACAGAGCCGGAGCCGCCGGACAGCGACAGGTTCGTCCTCTCCATA GGCCATGCGGCTCCACTGCTCTGTGCCGCCTGGGCGGAGGCGGGCGGCACCAGTGAACCTAACCTGCTGAACTTGAGGACAATTCACTGTGCCCCGGAGGGACATCCCACCCCGAGACTGTCGTCTGTCGATGTGGCGACAG TGGCTGGGTTGGGCGCCGCGTGTGGAACGGTTTATGCTGGCGAGTACTGGACCAGAGCCAGCTACCGGGTGTTCTGCCTCCTGGGCGACGGCGAGGCCTCGGAGGGCTCTGCTTCCCACTACAGTTTGGATAACCTCGTGGCAGTCTTCCACGTGAACCGCTTGGGACAGAGTGGCGTGGCGCCCCCAAAGCACCGCGCAGACATCTGTCGGCGTCGCCGCGAAGCCTGTGGGTGGAACACTCGGGTAGGG GTGGATGGCCAGGACGTGGAGGCCTTGTGCCACGCGTTTTGCCAAGCGACTCGAGTGAAGAGCAAGCCCGCTGCCGTAGTTGCGAAGACCTTCAGGGGCCAGCGTATTCCAGACGTTGAGGATGCGGAGAACTGGCATGGAAAGCCGGTGCCaaaagaaagagcaaatgaaGTCATCAGACT ACAGAGTCAGATACGGACCAACATGAATCTCATACCCAAACCCCCTGTTGAAGGCTCACCTCCAGTCAGCGTCACAGATATAAAAATGACCTGCGTGCCTGATTATAAAGCAGGTGACAAGATAGCTACTCAGAAAGCATATAGTTTGGCTCTAGCTGAACTGGGCCATGCAAATGAAAGAGCCATTGTCCTGCATGGCGACCCAAAGAAGTCCATCTTTTCTGAGATATTCAAGAAAGATCACTCTGAGCGTC ATTGTTTTACTGCGGAACAGA TGGCCTGTGCCACACGTGGTCGAACCGTTGCTTTTGTTAGGACTTCAGCTGCCTTTTTGACCAGAGCGTTTGATCAGATCCGGAAGGGAGCCATATCTCAAACCAGTGTCAGTCTTAGTGGTTCCCACTGCGGGGTGTCTGTTGGTGAAGATGGCCCCTCCCAGATGGCCCTGGAAGATCTAGACATGTTCCGAAGCATCCCCAATTGCACTGTGTTTAATCCAAGTGATGCCGTCTCGACAGAGCGTGCTGTTTATCTGGCTGCCAAC CCAAAGGGGTTGTGCTTCGTTCGGACCAGCTGGTCAGAAACTGCAGTTATCTATACCCCCCAAGAAAATATTGAGATGGGACGGGCCACGGTCATCCACCACATTGTTAATGACAAAGTCACAGTTATTGGAGCTGGAGTTACTCTGCCCGAAGCCTTAGCAGCTGCCGATGCTCTTTCTCAACAGGGTATTTCTATCTGTGTCATTGACCTGTTTACCATTAACCCCCTGGATGCTGCCACCATCATATCCAGTGCAAAAGCTACAGGCGGCCGGGTTATCACGGTGGAGGATCACTACTGAGAAGGTGGCATTGGAGAAGCCATATGTGCAGCCATCTCTGGGGAGCCTGGCATCCACGTTCATCAGCTGGCAGTGTCAGGAGTGCCTAAAAAAAGCGGGAAACCTAGCGAATTGCTGGATATGTTTGGAATCAGTGCTAGACACATCATAGCAGCTGTGAAATCCACTTTAATGAACTAA